From the genome of Seriola aureovittata isolate HTS-2021-v1 ecotype China chromosome 6, ASM2101889v1, whole genome shotgun sequence, one region includes:
- the LOC130170624 gene encoding mitochondrial import inner membrane translocase subunit TIM44-like, which produces MVPCGGKSHRGDYALVVSHDSEDPPLVDMEGHHRKKVRGTTFKMATPLCQCYQICVRRGLVAFPSSYLLHHNRPNVFRIRGFLTSSSQVLRPPPLQVRYLSGERGRGRKGFLGEFLDNLKQELNKNKEMKESIQKFREEAKKLEESDALKQARRKYKNIESETVKTSEVLRKKLGTISETVKEGIDEVTRTEIGKKIKEGMEEAAKTAKTSAESVSKSGEMLGKTGAFRAISQGMESVKKEIDDLGHTGPYRPPARLRKRSEFSSKGGGDDSKVFEANEEAMGVVLHKDSKWYQQWKDFKDNNVVFNRFFEMKMKYDESDNAFIRASRAVTDKMTNVIGGLFSKTEMSEVLTEILKADPSFDKDSFLKQCERDIIPNILEAMIRGELEVLKDWCYEATYSQLAHPIQQAKAMGLQFHSKILDIDNIDLAMGKMMDQGPVLIITFQAQLVMVIRNTKGEVVEGDPEKVLRMMYVWALCRDQEELNPYAAWRLLDISASSTEQIL; this is translated from the exons ATGGTGCCATGTGGAGGGAAATCGCACCGGGGAGATTATGCTTTAGTGGTGTCACATGACTCTGAAGACCCTCCCCTCGTGGACATGGAAGGTCACCACCGGAAGAAGGTCAGAGGCACTACATTCAAGATGGCGACCCCCTTGTGTCAGTGTTATCAG ATATGTGTGAGAAGAGGCTTGGTGGCATTCCCTTCCTCTTACCTGCTACATCACAACAGACCCAATGTCTTCAGGATACGTGGGTTCCTCACAAGCTCCTCACAG GTGCTTCGGCCACCGCCTCTGCAAGTAAGGTATTTGTCAGGGGAGAGAGGTCGTGGCAGAAAAGGGTTCTTGGGGGAGTTTCTGGACAACCTGAAACAGGAGCTtaacaaaaacaaggaaatgaaagaaagcaTCCAGAAGTTCCGAGAAGAGGCCAAAAAACTGGAGGAGTCAGACGCTTTGAAACAAGCTCGAAGGAAATAT AAAAATATAGAGTCTGAAACTGTGAAGACCTCTGAGGTTCTCAGGAAGAAGCTGGGAACCATCTCTGAGACAGTTAAAGAG ggGATAGACGAGGTCACTCGAACAGAAATTGGGAAGAAAATCAAAGAGGGAATGGAGGAAGCGGCCAAAACAGCTAAGACTTCTGCAGAGTCTGTCTCTAAGAGTGGAGAGATGTTGGGGAAGACTGGTGCGTTCAGAGCAATATCTCAG GGCATGGAGAGTGTGAAGAAAGAGATTGATGACCTGGGTCACACTGGCCCTTATCGGCCTCCTGCCAGActcaggaagaggagtgagTTCTCCTCCAAGGGGGGAGGCGATGACAGCAAGGTCTTCGAGGCCAATGA GGAAGCTATGGGTGTGGTGCTCCATAAGGACTCAAAATGGTACCAGCAGTGGAAGGACTTCAAAGACAACAATGTGGTGTTCAATA GGTTCTttgagatgaagatgaagtaCGATGAGAGCGACAATGCCTTTATCAGAGCATCGCGTGCTGTCACCGACAAGATGACCAACGTCATAG GTGGACTGTTTTCTAAGACAGAGATGTCTGAGGTGCTGACAGAGATTTTGAAGGCGGATCCTTCCTTTGACAAAGATTCCTTCCTCAAGCAGTGTGAACGAGACATCATCCCTAACATACTGGAG GCGATGATCAGAGGGGAGCTGGAGGTACTGAAGGACTGGTGTTATGAAGCG ACATACAGTCAGCTGGCACACCCAATTCAGCAAGCTAAGGCCATGGGACTTCAGTTCCACTCTAAGATCCTGGACATTGACAATATTGAT TTGGCCATGGGGAAGATGATGGACCAGGGTCCAGTATTGATTATCACCTTCCAGGCTCAGTTAGTCATGGTGATCCGAAACACCAAAGGAGAAGTTGTAGAGGGAGACCCT GAAAAAGTGCTCAGGATGATGTATGTGTGGGCTCTGTGTCGAGACCAGGAGGAGCTCAACCCATATGCTGCCTGGAGACTACTTGACATCTCTGCATCTAGCACTGAACAGATCCTCTAA